AGGCGATCGACCGATTAAAATAGACAAAAAGCCAGGATAGACTGCTGCATTGTCATGAAAACCCAAAGAACTCGGAGCCAGGAACGCATTCTTACATTGCTAAAAAGCTTAAAGCAAGCAATTTCTGCTCAAGATATTTATATTAAACTGCGCGAGGGCAAAGACAGTATGGGGCTTGCCACTGTTTACCGCTCGTTGGAAACATTGAAGCTAGAGGGCGTAGTGCAGGTCAGAACAGTAGCTAATGGGGAATCGCTCTATAGCACTGTTAAGGAAGATAAGCATCATCTCACTTGCTTACAATGTGGCGCATCCATTCCCATTCACGAATGTCCTGTTCATGAGTTAGAGAACCAGCTTCACCAATCCCATCAGTTCAAGATTTTCTACCACACTCTAGAGTTTTTTGGGCTTTGTGAAGCCTGTCAGGTTGTGCCTTAAATATTGTGCCTTAGATCAGGAAGTATTCATGTTCCACCGCAAGATCTGGAACGTTTCGACTTGTCATTGGGCATTGGGCATGAATTAATAGCAGGTGACCTTTAGAAAAATCGGGCGATATGAAAGGGTTACTGGACAAGGCAGCCAAAAAAATTGAGAGTATGGTGCCGGAATACTCGGTGATTGGAGAATCTATCTTTTTTGATAAGTCACAGTTTCCTTGGGCAGATGAGTTAGAGGCGAATTGGAAAGTGATTCGTCAAGAGCTAGATCGAGTTTTGGAATATGCAGATTCGTTGCCCAATTTCCAAGATATTTCTCCTCGGCAAACCCGGATCGCCAATGATAATCTTTGGAAGACTTTCTTCTTCTATGGCTTTGGGTTTAAGGCGCAGAAGAACTGCGATCGCTGCCCTGAAACTACGAAGCTGCTCAGCAAGATTCCAGGTCTCAAAGTTGCGTTTTTCTCTATCCTTGCTCCTGGCAAACATATTCCTGAACACCGAGGCAAACACAAAGGACTCATTCGCTACCACCTAGCGCTAAAAGTTCCTGAACCGAGAGAGGCTTGCCGCATTCGTTTAGCCGATCAGATTGCTTACTGGGAAGAAGGAAAGAGTCTGATTTTTGATGACACTTATTACCACGAGGTTTGGAACGATACCAATGATTATCGAGTGGTGCTATTCCTCGATATTGCTCGTCCGCTCCGGTTTCCGTTGTCGTTGGTTAACTGGCTGGTCAATAGCGCGATCGCCTTTTCTCCGATCGTGCAAGTCGCTAAGGGCAATCAAGAGAGTTGGGAGAAACAGTTTGAGGAATTGTTGAAGTAGGAACTCAGCAGTTGTTGCCAGATTGAGTCGCCCCATTAAGCTATTAATAATATGTTCTCAATCACGCGCTAGGTAAGGGTATGAAAATCAGAGCGATCGTTCATTCGGCAGAAGAGGGCGGCTATTGGGCTGAGGTGCCTGCGCTTCCGGGTTGCGTGACTGAGGGGGACTCGATGGAAGAAGTGATGGCTAATTTGCAGGATGCGATCGAGGGTTGGCTGGATGTTGCCAATAGTCATGATGCAGTTGAGTCAACCGATCAAGGTGTCAATGAGGTAATTTATTCCTATTGCTGAAGTTCTTCTTCTGGGAGGGGTTCAAAAAAAGCGTCTCCGAGTTTTCCGGTGAGTAGACCAGGGGTGCGAGGCTGCGTAGATTCTTGGTTTAAGCCCAGGCGAAAGTAGTGAATTAGGTCGTACAGTTCTGCGAGTTTGTCTTCGGGAATCTCTTGTAGCTCTTGGATGATTTTTTGAATTGACATAAACCCTCTAGTCAAAACCTCGTTTTCTGTATTTTACATTCCTGTTCAATGCTCTTTGAGTACAGCGGGAATGCATCCTTTGCAATCCTAAATGCGATCGCTATTCCAGTCTAAAGAAATGGACTTTACCAGCGCGATCGCCCGCCACTAGGGTTTTGGCGTCGGGTGCAACAGCGCAGCAGTAGAAAAGGGATATCCCCAATGAAGTTAGCAATGCTCTGTCCCTTTTATAGATCCCAAAGCTTTAAAGTCTGATCATATGATGCAGAGAGAATTTGCTTGCCATTGGGCATCACTGCCACAGCCATGATACTGATATTTCCCTCTATAGCGTGGAGCACTATGCCTTGCTCAAGATCCCAGAGAATTATGACACCGTCCTCTGATGAAGAGAGGGCGCTCTTGCCATCAGGCAGCACTGCTACAGATAAGGCTATATCGTTATGTTCCTGCCATATTTGAAGCATCACGCCTTGCTCAAGATCCCAGAGAATTAGAGTTGTGTCAGCCGAAGCAGAAAGAGCACGCTTGCCATCAGGTGATGTTGCCACAGAACTGATCCAATCGCTATGTCCCTTTGAAGTCTGGAGCACTATACCTTGCTCAAGATCCCAGATTTTTAGAGTTTTATGAATTCAAAATGCAAAGTTCAACGTTCAAAAAACCCATTTTGAATTGATCATTTTGAACTTTGCATTCCTCCCCCCTCCTCCTGGGAACGCTAAAACCACGGTTTCTTAATCCAGAAAACCATTATTTTCCACACAAGCGCACCATCATCATGTAATAAGACTTTAACCAACGACACTGCTCCCGCAAACGCAACCCCAACCAACGGCACAACTGCCCCTCACGACAGCGCAACGATCGCCTCCATAACTTCCGCTGCCTCAATCACCGATCGCGATCGCGATACGGCTCTATCCCTCATCGCCCAGTTACGAGAACAACTCCCAATGCTGCAAGACTTGACAGCAGAAACGCGCAAATCTTTGTCAGGGATGGGCGACAAGAACCGAGCTTTTGCAGGAAAAGTTCTGGATGTAATTTCCCAAAACTCCGACTTCTTACCGCGAGCGTTCGAGGTTGAGCAATTGCGCCAAGACCTAGCCACCTTCGATCGCCTCTCCACAATTCAAATGGGGCTAACCCAACTCCACGACTTAATTGATGCCACTCTGATTGCAACAGGTAGCGATGCTTATGCCCAGGCTCTTGAGGCGTATCGCTATGCCAAAGCCAGTGGTCAGGGTGCCAGTCTAGAAGCAATGATGGCAGACATGAGTCAACACTTTGCCCGTAAGCCAAAGAAGTCGAAGGAAGCAGAACCAGCAGGGGTACAACCAAAAATGACAGCGGGTTTATAGCTAAAATTTGGGAAGGTTTCACTCATAGAGCGATCGCTTCCGCAACAAAACACTCCTGAGTTTGTAAAAGATGTGAATGCGATCGCTTTAAGAGTGCTGTGTTGGGCAATTAGAAAAGGTCATGATCACAATGGAAGTGCTCAATCGGGCGATTGTAGGGGTCTGATTCACAATTGCAAAGGTAAGGATTCCATTTTTTATGATCTCACCCGCCTATCCCATCCTTTTCTGAGGATTCTCGATCAAGCTAACAAAACTCGCAACCATCGCCAGACCTGCGGTTGCATAGAAAACGGTAGGCAACCCTGCATAGTTCCAAACAAGTCCTAATAGCACTGGAGAAATAAACTGCCCCAAAGAGTTACACCCAGTCCCGATCGCCAACACGCTAGTTCTCAGTTCTGGCGGCGATTCGATCGCGAGAGCATCGTAAAGATTAGGGGTGATAATGCCAAACCCAACGCCAAAAAGAACGGCAGCAGGAATGATCAGGTAAAGCTGAGTGAGAACAGGAATGGTCGCTAGCGTCATCGCCATGAAGCTAAAGCCTAACGCGATCGCCCTGGCTTGCCCCAATTGTCGAGAAACCTGACTCGCCCCAAAAGCCGATACTAAAACAACTCCGACCAACCGAACTGCCAGAACAAACCCATTAAGCTGAGGGTCAGCCCCGATCGCCTCTTTAAGATACAAAGGCGTATAGATCACTACAGCGTAGACAATCGCGGCTGCCACCATAATAAATAAATAGAGCCGCAAAACGTTAGGTTGAACCAAAACTCTCCGCAATTTCTTCGTATCGCCTTCAATGACCGAGGAAGATCGCGTTGATTTTTTCAGAAAAACAGCAGCCACGATCGCCATGGGCAACCCCAGACCATAGATGTAAAAAGCGTGTTGCCAGTGAGTTTGCCCGACCCATCCGCTTAGCAGAGGACAGACGATCGCCGAAGTCGCCATAGCACTGGTGGCATAGCCCAAAATACGAGTCCTTGCTTCACCATCGTACATACTGCCCAAAAAACCAATCGTTGCTGCCGCAACGCCACCACTGGCAACGCCCAGTATCGCCCGACTCAGAATTAAAGCCGAAAAATTAGTCAGGAAAGCCGGCGCAGTTCCAGCGATCGCATACAGCAGCAAACAGGGCAGCATGACTCTGAGCTTGCCAACTCGGTCTGCCAAAATTCCAAACAACGGCGTAGAAAGGGCGCTGGTCAGAGCATGAGTGCTGACCAACATACCCACCCATTGAGGATCTAGCACCAGTTCCAGCTTCATTTCAGGCAACACCGTTGGCACAACACCCCCCGACATCGTGGTTAGCCAACCAGTAGCGAGTAGAATCAAAAATTGGTAAAACCGTTCTTGCTTAACGGGTTGTAAAGTTATCAAGGGAGTCCTTCGTGGAATGCAATAGACAGGTGCAACTTAGATTTAAATCTAAGCTTATTTTGAGTTTCTACGGGCTGACAGCAGGTGCAGTTTAGGAACTGCACCTTGACCTTGCTCAAGTGCCCCTTGCTCAACTGCCATCCGATAGGGAAGGTTAGTTTCCCCTCAGAACCTCTGTTTGTGACTGCCAGAACCCTGGCTGCCAGAACCTTAAGTGCCAGGAGCAAAACCTGCACATTAGGGCTTGTCAAGCCCTGCCCAATCTAGTTTGATGGCTAAGGTGGACTACTTATCACCGTGAGCAGTAAATGGAACTGGCAACAGAACTTAAAAGTCAGACAGTACAAAATCAGGTTCGTGAGGTGGGAATTAACCCGAATCACTGGTATCCGGTGGCTTGGGCTGAGCAGTTGAAGGTTGGGCAGGTTATGCCAGTGACCGTATGGCAACAGGCGATCGCCGTTTATCGTAATGCTACGGGTCAAGCCTTTGCGTTAGAAGATGCTTGCCCCCACAAAGGCATTGAGCTACACAAAGGCGAGGTTGTGGGCAACTGCTTGACTTGTCCCTATCATGGCTGGGAGTTTGATAGCGATGGACACTGTGTCAACATTCCTTACTTTCCTAAAAGTCAAATGCTGCCCCGCGCTAATGCTCGCAGCTATCCGACTCAGGAAAAATATGGCATTATCTGGATTTTTCCAGGCGATCGGGCTTCAGCTAGCCAACATCAACTCCCAGAAGTTCCTGAATTTGATCACCCCGACTGGGTGTTAGTGCCCATTACCGGAAAGTTCAATGCCCATTTCTCCATCTGCAACGAAAACACGATGGATGTTTTTCATGGCTACCTCCACAAAAACCTTCAGGGCTGGTTTGACCCAGTATTGTTGAGCCTAAAAGAAACTGTCGCTTCGGTACAAGCCGATTATCGCGTTCGGTACAAAGGCAAACTCTCCAAGTTTCTGGGGCTTACGACCCAAAGTGATGGTGTAACGACTCGTATCGTTTCTATTGACTATCAGTATCCTCATTATCACAGCACCTTAGAGGGTGTCTCATCGCTCTATCTAATGCGGTTGCCTGTAGGAGCACAGGAGACGCGATCGTTCTCGCTACTGTTTCTACAAATTCGTTTGCCAAAGTGGTTGCTAAAGCCTTTCAGGTCGCTGATTGTGCCTATCATTCGGCACTTTCTGTTCATGCCATTTTTAGAGCAAGATGTGGAAATGATGGAGAGCGAACAGCACAATTATCAGGTCAATCCAGAGCGACGATACGTAGAAGTTAATCCTGCTATCATTGCGCTTCAAAGATTAATCATTCGGCAATTTATGCAACAATCTAGTCCATCTGAAAGTCTAATTGAATACGGTTCTTCTGAAGAGACTCTGACTCTAACGGAAGCGGAAGTTGAGCAGACTCCAGAAAATTCGATGAGATGAGTGTGACTGTGCCGTAACTGTAACAGGATAGCTGTCTAGGCTTTTCAACTAATGATAGATATGTGTGTGTCTATTGCCGAGTTCATGACAGGGGTCGCTAAGATCGGGTTCGGTGTCACAACTTTGGTTGTGGGCTTCTCTGTCGTCTAGCGTTGGACTAAGATTGAGGGCTTAGCCCTGTTGATAGGATCTGCTGTTGAGCAGAACAACAAGCGACAAAAAAAAGGTGAGGGGAGTTTACTGTGCAAGTTGTAAAGGAATACGTTCAGCGCTGGTATGAAAGTGGACTTGAGCCCGATGAATATATTTGCCATAGTAAGCAAGGCAATTTTGTCGATATTGAGGAAGCGGAAACCGGGATCAGACGGAAGGTGTTGACTTTCTGTACGAACGACGTTTTAGGTCTTGTGCAGAACAAAGCGGTGCAGCAAGCGGCAATCGACTCCATTTTGCAGTACGGCACTTCTAATAGCTCCTGTTCAGTGCTGAGTGGTCGAATTGACCTACATCGACAATTAGAGATTGAAATTTCAGAATTTAAGCATCTAGGTCATACGCAACTTTTCCTCAATGCGTGGCTGGCAATGCAAGCGTTAATGGATGCTTTTTGCCACTTGGCTATTCCAGTTCCAGGTTTTCAAAATACCCGCGAAACTTTAATTTTTACCGATGTATTGAACCATGGTTGCATTGTCTCAGCGATCGCCAATGCAGGTACACGCTCAGGCAAGCTGTTTGGGCATAGCCCTCGGGTTCGCGTACGGGCGTATCGTCACTGCGATATGGACGATTTAGCGCGTAAGATGCAGCGCTATGTCCGCCCCGACGATCGCGTCATGGTTGTTTCTGATGCCGTCTTTTCAATGGATGGTGACATTGCGCCTCTCCCTGACATGATCGCCATCATGAAGAACTATGAGGGCAGCGTGTTAGTGATGGATGAAGCCCATGCAAGTGGAGCTTTGGGCGCTACAGGAGGTGGCATTTACGAGCATTTTGGGATCTTGCCTCAGGACGCGATCGAACAAGGTGTGATTCCGTTGATTATGACCACCTTCTCGAAGTTTGCCGCTTCAGCAGGTGCCGCAATTAGCACTCATGTCGCTGAACTTAAGCCGTTGCTGAATGTGTCACCTTCCTCAATCGGCACTATTTCCTTGCCCCCTCCGACTACGGCAGCCGCCCTAGAAAGCATTCGTCAGGTACGCCAACATCCTGAGATTGTGCAGCGCCTTCAAGAAAACACTCGCTACTTGCGATCGCGCCTAATTGAGCATGACTTTGATGTAATTGGTGAAACCAACGTTTTGCCTGTCTTGCTGCCCCCTGACCTTGACCCCAAGGTTTTTGCCCGCAAGCTGCTCATTGAGCATGGCATTTGGGTATCACCCATTTGGTTTATCGCCAAGCCCCGGATTAGAATTACCGCCAATGCTCTTCACACCAAGGAAGAAATTGACCTGTTAGTCAGCAGCATGACTGCGGTACGAAATGAAATCTATAGCAGCAAGCCTGCAACCATTAGCGCTTAGATCAAAGATTGAGCAAATCATAAATATCCCGGCTGCTTTAGTTAAAAAAGCCGGGATTTTTCTATGCAATTGCTGAAGAACCTAAATCAGGGGGAACATCCTGCAATCGTCCATTCCCGATCGCCCTGACTGCTTCTCGCAGCGACACATCGCCCGTATACAACGCTCGTCCTACAATCACGCCAGTTACGCCCAGAGGCTCTAATGCCAACAAACTCAGTAAATCAGTAATAGAACTCACCCCACCCGAAGCAATGACTGGAATAGCGATCGCCTCTGCAAGCTCTCGTAAGGCTGAGTAATTGGGGCCCTGTAACGTCCCATCCCGATAAATGTCAGTGTAAATAATTGCGGCGGCTCCATAGTTTGCCATTTGCTGTGCCAGAGCGATCGCCTCCACCTCTGAAGTTTCTAGCCATCCGCGAGTCGCCACTTTGCCATTGCGGGCATCAATACCTACTACAATTTGCCCCGGAAACTCTTGGCAAAGCTGCGCGACCAGATCAGGTTGCTCAACAGCAATCGTTCCTAAAATGACGCGCCGCACACCTAATGCCAACAAATCGGCAACACTCTGACGATCGCGCAATCCGCCGCCCACCTGCACAGGGACCTCTGTAGAACGAACAATAGCCGCGATCGCCCCCTGGTTCACCGGATGCCCCACCTTCGCACCATCCAGATCAACCAAATGCAGCCAAGTTGCGCCTTGCTCTACCCACTGCTGCGCCACCGCTGCCGGATTTTCATTGAACACCTGCGACTGAGCATAATCACCTTGAAACAGCCGTACACACTTTCCCTCTAGTAAATCGATCGCTGGAATTACATCCATACCTGTTTCTCCAAAAACTAACTCTGCACCTCTCAACCTTAAAAGGTTGATGAAAAAGGAGGCACTCAATAAGCGCCTCCTTTTTGTGCTTTTGAACTGAATCTAGAAGGTCATTTCAGCTGCTTGGACTTTTTCAACCTGCTTCTTCTTTAGCACTAGCATAATCTGGGTTAAGGTTACAGCCGCTAAAAATGCAACTAAACCCTTAATTCGACCTGCGCTTTGCAACACAATTTCAATGTCCTTCTGACCAAAACCACCCACGTTAGGGTTTGTAGTCAGTGGAGCACCTGCAACCACTTCCTCTCCTTGAGAAACAAGCAACTCAGGGCCGACCGGAATTGCGTCCGTGACCGTCGTGCCATTCGCTTCTTGAATCGAAACCTGGTAGCCGCCTTCATCGGTTTTGGCGATCGCTGAAATCACGCCGCTTGCCGAAGCTGTATAGACGGTGTTGTTGCTTTTCTCACCCGTTGGATAAACCTGACCGCGACCTCGGTTTGCACCCAAGTGAACTTGGTACTTGCCAAAGTGCGCTGTTTTATCAGCATCAGGGTTAGGAGAAAGCACTGGGAAAACGATTTCTTGGTACTGTTCGCCTGGCAGAGGACCAACGATGTAGATATTATCCTTAGTGTCGCTGTACTGCTGGAACAAATAGCCAGGACCCACTTCTTCCTTCATTTCTTCAGGAATGCGATCGTCGGGCGCAATTTTGAAGCCTTCAGGCAAAATCAGGACAGCACCTACGTTGAGAGGCCCTTTTTCACCATTAGCCAACACTTGCTGCGCGCTCAGGTCGTAAGGAATTTTTACGACTGCCTTAAACACAGTATCAGGTAGAACGGCTTGAGGAACCTCGATTTCAGCGGGTTTTGCTGCCAAATGGCAGTTGGCACAAACAATGCGTCCGGTTGCTTCACGAGGGTTTTCGTAGTTCTGCTGCGCCCAGAAAGGGTAGGCATGGGCAGCTTGAGGAATGGCGAGGTCGCTAATGAAGAACAGCGAAAAGGTTGCTAGGACAGTTAAAGCGCTTTTAAGGATTGTTTTGCGGAGGAGAATCGTGCTGCTCCACAGATACCGCAAGGGTCGCCCCGACCGAAAAGATAATTTCATGGGAATAGGGTTAATGGCAATGGATTCGGAGAATGAGTGGGATAGAGCTTTTTGCTGAAGGAAAGACCAGAGGAAATATTTCTATGCCCACCAAGGTGCTTCGTCAGTTCGGAAGTCGGTTTCGACCCAGGGGGTGAGAGAAATTTTGCCGCCATCGTCTACCGCTGCGTGGGCAAGTTGCAAAGACAGTGGTGCTGGGCCTCGAACAACTTTTCCTTCGTTGTTGTACTGAGAACCATGACAAGGACACATGAATTTGTTTTCGTTAGGGTTCCAGGGGACGACGCAGCCCAGGTGGGTGCAAATAGCGTTCAGCCCATAACTGGCGATCGCATCGGCACCTTCCACTGTGATATAAGTTGGGTCGCCTTTTAATCCTTGTGTTAAAACGCGATCGCCCACAACGTGGCTTTTCAAGAATTCACTTGCCACAACATCATTGCCAAGGGCATCTTTCGCAACTACGCCACCCCCCCCACCGCCAGCATTGGTAGGAATAAAGTACTTTACGAACGGATACAACATGCCTACAACAGGACCGGAAGCAGCCCCGAGTAAGAGAAAATTCATCAATTGACGACGACCCAAATCGGGTACATCTGCATTTCCAGAAAGTTGAGCCATGGCTATAGCAAAAGGTTTAAATAGTTAAGCAGTTTTTCTACGAGTATTATGACATGGTATGTCTCTCCTAAGAGTTAACTCAACCCGCGTACCTTGCTAGTCTCTATGAGAAAATCAGCCTAAATCCTGACGATAAAGTCAGCATAATTAGCTTGACTGTTTTACATCCATCCTGATATGCCCATTACTCTGCGTTAAACTGCCATGCATCATTCCATCTCTTCTCTGCTTCGTCTTGCTACGGCTCCAGTCGCGATCGCCGGACTCCTGACCATGGGTCTACCTATACAGCCTGTCTCCGCCAGACTCGATAACGGCTACCAAACCTGTGCAGCAGCCCTACGCGACCTTGGCATTGCAGACGCACAAGTTGCAGCAGCTTGCTCTGCCGCGCTCAGACCAAGTGATTTAGCAGCCTGTGTGGGTGAAATTGGAGGACAAACCTCCATAGCTGCCTCTGATGCTTTGTCAGGCTGTCGACGAGTGCGTCGTCCTTTAGAACTATCAACCTGTGTCGTTAGCATTAATCCAGGAGAAGGTGCAGTTGCAACAGAAGTACTTGACCATTGCCGTCGCAGCCTTCTGCCAGTTCGTTTTTCAGAATGTGTAGTCGGCTTAGTTGCCGAAATTGACTACAACACTAATAGAGCCCTGAGAAGTTGCATTGCTTCTACCGATCCTGAACAAGACGGCTTACCCGCAGCCCCTGACGGGTCAGCGCCTATTCCTGAAGCGACTCCTCCTGAACCCATCACGCCTCAAGTTAGCCCCAGTCCCTCATCGGCTCCTCTACCTATTACACCAACTCAGCCATCCACTCCTACACCCTAACCTGACTCAAGAGCCTCTCCGTGTCTAGCAGAGAGGCTCTTAATTGATTAGGCTGCCTTATGAGTCATTAAGCCATGATTCTACAAGCTAGAATCTGAGCCCTTATCGAGGGTTGCCTTCCCAGTTAATCGAGTCATTTTGACTACAGACGTTAGGGTTCTTACCCCGATACGACTGAAATGTTCGGCAGCCTTCGCGATCGAGTTGTTCGACCAAGCTCCCTGGCAAAGTACTTTTGCGCTTCCAGGCTTCTCGGAAGGATTTAATGCTTTCAAGCTGAACTTTCCGCTGCTCTTCGCCCTGAAGTTTATCTGACTTCAGCCGCAGTAACTGAGCATTAAGGTAGTACAACTCCGGGTTATCTGGGTTTTGTTGAATCAGCGGAGCCAGAGTGTCGATGCCTTCTTGAGAACGCCCCAAATCTCGGTACCCGATCGCAATGCCTCGCTGTGCCAGGTAAGTAGGGTTGGCATTTTGTAAGCGTGTAATGGCTTGATCAGGATTGGAGAAGGGTAAATTCACCGCTAACATCAAATCCATATACCCTTTGATGAGATTCAGTTCGGGATCATTGGGCGCAATTTTTTCGGCTTCTTTCAGATTATCAAACACCTTCTGAAGCTGACCTAGAACGGCTGGAGTCGATCGCACTGTCCCTTCAGTAGAAAGCGTGTAAGCTCCCTCTAGAAAATGTCCAGCCGCCATATACAAGTGACCTCGTAAGGGATCAGTTTGTACCAACTTTTCGGCAGTGGTGCGAGTCAAAGTGGCATTTTGTCCCATTGCCGCAGTATCTTTGTTAACAAATGACAGCGCAGCCTTCAAAGCAAATGCCAGTGGCTCGGTGTCTTCAGCCGTTTTTAGAAGTTCGGCAGCTTTGACATAGTTACCTTGTTGAAAGAGGGTTTTGAACGCTGCTTCAGTTTTCTCGCCCACAGCACGGGGGTTAGCAGTGCGGAAGGGATCGGCTGAGGCTGGGCTGCCCCAGAGACTAAGGGCGATCGCTGTTGTGCCCATTGCTGCCCATTGCTTAAAGCGAAGTGTCATCTTATTTTTCATTACGTAATCTCAAATTTCTCAGATAGTTAACAATGTGGATTAGCAAAAGACAGGAGGAACACGGTGAAGGGCTAAATCATGATCCAATTTCTATTCAACAACATCCGGTCAGAAACCAAAATATTGCTGGTGTTAAAGCGCCGATTTTAACCCTACCTTGCCTTGAACGATTAGCTAAAAGTTAATGGTTGTTTTAACGGTTTCTTCATCTAGATGAGGAGCGATCGCCTCTTATTAGTTCCTTCTACGCATTCGGCAAGGCTTCGCACCTATTGCCCGAATTAGTTTACCCAGTTGCTAAATTTACCCAATTGCTAACTCAACGCAAAGTTTTTTCAGATCTAGGCTAATATATTTTGAGT
Above is a window of Timaviella obliquedivisa GSE-PSE-MK23-08B DNA encoding:
- a CDS encoding apocytochrome f, producing MKLSFRSGRPLRYLWSSTILLRKTILKSALTVLATFSLFFISDLAIPQAAHAYPFWAQQNYENPREATGRIVCANCHLAAKPAEIEVPQAVLPDTVFKAVVKIPYDLSAQQVLANGEKGPLNVGAVLILPEGFKIAPDDRIPEEMKEEVGPGYLFQQYSDTKDNIYIVGPLPGEQYQEIVFPVLSPNPDADKTAHFGKYQVHLGANRGRGQVYPTGEKSNNTVYTASASGVISAIAKTDEGGYQVSIQEANGTTVTDAIPVGPELLVSQGEEVVAGAPLTTNPNVGGFGQKDIEIVLQSAGRIKGLVAFLAAVTLTQIMLVLKKKQVEKVQAAEMTF
- a CDS encoding aspartyl/asparaginyl beta-hydroxylase domain-containing protein produces the protein MKGLLDKAAKKIESMVPEYSVIGESIFFDKSQFPWADELEANWKVIRQELDRVLEYADSLPNFQDISPRQTRIANDNLWKTFFFYGFGFKAQKNCDRCPETTKLLSKIPGLKVAFFSILAPGKHIPEHRGKHKGLIRYHLALKVPEPREACRIRLADQIAYWEEGKSLIFDDTYYHEVWNDTNDYRVVLFLDIARPLRFPLSLVNWLVNSAIAFSPIVQVAKGNQESWEKQFEELLK
- a CDS encoding aromatic ring-hydroxylating dioxygenase subunit alpha — protein: MELATELKSQTVQNQVREVGINPNHWYPVAWAEQLKVGQVMPVTVWQQAIAVYRNATGQAFALEDACPHKGIELHKGEVVGNCLTCPYHGWEFDSDGHCVNIPYFPKSQMLPRANARSYPTQEKYGIIWIFPGDRASASQHQLPEVPEFDHPDWVLVPITGKFNAHFSICNENTMDVFHGYLHKNLQGWFDPVLLSLKETVASVQADYRVRYKGKLSKFLGLTTQSDGVTTRIVSIDYQYPHYHSTLEGVSSLYLMRLPVGAQETRSFSLLFLQIRLPKWLLKPFRSLIVPIIRHFLFMPFLEQDVEMMESEQHNYQVNPERRYVEVNPAIIALQRLIIRQFMQQSSPSESLIEYGSSEETLTLTEAEVEQTPENSMR
- a CDS encoding aminotransferase class I/II-fold pyridoxal phosphate-dependent enzyme codes for the protein MQVVKEYVQRWYESGLEPDEYICHSKQGNFVDIEEAETGIRRKVLTFCTNDVLGLVQNKAVQQAAIDSILQYGTSNSSCSVLSGRIDLHRQLEIEISEFKHLGHTQLFLNAWLAMQALMDAFCHLAIPVPGFQNTRETLIFTDVLNHGCIVSAIANAGTRSGKLFGHSPRVRVRAYRHCDMDDLARKMQRYVRPDDRVMVVSDAVFSMDGDIAPLPDMIAIMKNYEGSVLVMDEAHASGALGATGGGIYEHFGILPQDAIEQGVIPLIMTTFSKFAASAGAAISTHVAELKPLLNVSPSSIGTISLPPPTTAAALESIRQVRQHPEIVQRLQENTRYLRSRLIEHDFDVIGETNVLPVLLPPDLDPKVFARKLLIEHGIWVSPIWFIAKPRIRITANALHTKEEIDLLVSSMTAVRNEIYSSKPATISA
- a CDS encoding MFS transporter; this translates as MSGGVVPTVLPEMKLELVLDPQWVGMLVSTHALTSALSTPLFGILADRVGKLRVMLPCLLLYAIAGTAPAFLTNFSALILSRAILGVASGGVAAATIGFLGSMYDGEARTRILGYATSAMATSAIVCPLLSGWVGQTHWQHAFYIYGLGLPMAIVAAVFLKKSTRSSSVIEGDTKKLRRVLVQPNVLRLYLFIMVAAAIVYAVVIYTPLYLKEAIGADPQLNGFVLAVRLVGVVLVSAFGASQVSRQLGQARAIALGFSFMAMTLATIPVLTQLYLIIPAAVLFGVGFGIITPNLYDALAIESPPELRTSVLAIGTGCNSLGQFISPVLLGLVWNYAGLPTVFYATAGLAMVASFVSLIENPQKRMG
- the hisA gene encoding 1-(5-phosphoribosyl)-5-[(5-phosphoribosylamino)methylideneamino]imidazole-4-carboxamide isomerase, with protein sequence MDVIPAIDLLEGKCVRLFQGDYAQSQVFNENPAAVAQQWVEQGATWLHLVDLDGAKVGHPVNQGAIAAIVRSTEVPVQVGGGLRDRQSVADLLALGVRRVILGTIAVEQPDLVAQLCQEFPGQIVVGIDARNGKVATRGWLETSEVEAIALAQQMANYGAAAIIYTDIYRDGTLQGPNYSALRELAEAIAIPVIASGGVSSITDLLSLLALEPLGVTGVIVGRALYTGDVSLREAVRAIGNGRLQDVPPDLGSSAIA
- a CDS encoding transcriptional repressor; the encoded protein is MKTQRTRSQERILTLLKSLKQAISAQDIYIKLREGKDSMGLATVYRSLETLKLEGVVQVRTVANGESLYSTVKEDKHHLTCLQCGASIPIHECPVHELENQLHQSHQFKIFYHTLEFFGLCEACQVVP
- a CDS encoding type II toxin-antitoxin system HicB family antitoxin, whose amino-acid sequence is MKIRAIVHSAEEGGYWAEVPALPGCVTEGDSMEEVMANLQDAIEGWLDVANSHDAVESTDQGVNEVIYSYC
- a CDS encoding cytochrome b6-f complex iron-sulfur subunit is translated as MAQLSGNADVPDLGRRQLMNFLLLGAASGPVVGMLYPFVKYFIPTNAGGGGGGVVAKDALGNDVVASEFLKSHVVGDRVLTQGLKGDPTYITVEGADAIASYGLNAICTHLGCVVPWNPNENKFMCPCHGSQYNNEGKVVRGPAPLSLQLAHAAVDDGGKISLTPWVETDFRTDEAPWWA